One stretch of Leptospira mtsangambouensis DNA includes these proteins:
- a CDS encoding heme lyase CcmF/NrfE family subunit — protein sequence MNNLGTILLSASLAILIFSALQTIYGIYKQERKAIELGRLALMTNPFVIILTFTVLLTQLVRSDYSNYYVVMHSSEHLPLFYKMTSIWSGSSGSLLFWNLILNVFTFIVLWQTRKSIEDRIPMMNLILAVLSGFFSFLAVFYGDAQPFREFVPEAAAGRGLNPLLQHWAMIIHPPILYIGYVSISIPFAIAMSALVSGQLSEDWMKFIRKWTLFSWFFLGTGILLGSKWAYEELGWGGYWAWDPVENASLMPWLLTSAFVHSVVIQERRGMLKFWNMLLVILAFHFSLLGTWITRSGVLEGPHSFSKSTIGTPFIIYIIASFLFFTGFVVYRRKHLTPERNLEAITSKEGSFLLNNFLLVLSTAAILLGVFSPLLYGKEFKAPWFNSWGVPAGIFLLLLMGAAPLLAWRKGAGAVFFSTLFKPLIAGVIGGGLYILFYSQNFTKPDSKYGDVLAEVYSVLTVTIGIFTISGIIQEYYRGIKARREEYKNENIFVAGYRMLLKNKRRYGGYLVHFSLVLIFIGYAGNAFKINTSVRFFYELQPPTSEEIVYQSIDKAMIGGYQIEASTLKLKPVLISGLGGEPNIQNVIVSQEGTYGIFRGTNKLSDLTTERRFYPQISHLTGDFETHIPTSEPAILSMTKEDFYIQLGAIETSDLKSENPDLPLMFMQYYFTPGSETDKLKFFLNFPRQIVANLEVWVNPLVKLIWIGSLLYFLSGIFLLLPAGENKKKTVG from the coding sequence ATGAACAATTTAGGAACCATCCTTCTCTCCGCCTCTCTTGCCATTTTAATTTTTTCCGCATTACAAACCATCTACGGAATCTATAAACAAGAACGAAAAGCCATCGAACTAGGTCGTTTGGCTCTCATGACAAATCCTTTTGTCATCATCTTAACCTTTACGGTTTTACTCACACAACTTGTAAGATCAGACTATAGCAACTATTATGTGGTCATGCATTCCAGTGAACACTTACCGCTATTTTACAAAATGACATCCATCTGGTCAGGATCTTCGGGAAGTTTATTATTTTGGAATTTAATTCTAAACGTTTTTACTTTCATTGTTTTATGGCAAACACGTAAGTCCATTGAAGATAGAATCCCGATGATGAATCTCATCCTTGCGGTTCTTTCTGGATTTTTTTCTTTCCTTGCGGTTTTTTACGGCGATGCACAACCTTTCCGTGAATTTGTTCCTGAAGCGGCTGCAGGTCGTGGATTAAATCCCCTCCTCCAACATTGGGCGATGATCATCCACCCTCCCATCCTTTACATTGGTTATGTGAGTATCTCCATTCCTTTTGCGATTGCTATGTCGGCTCTTGTATCGGGACAACTCTCAGAAGATTGGATGAAGTTCATTCGCAAATGGACTTTGTTTTCTTGGTTTTTTCTTGGAACAGGAATTTTACTCGGATCCAAGTGGGCCTATGAAGAGTTAGGTTGGGGTGGATACTGGGCTTGGGATCCTGTTGAAAATGCATCCCTTATGCCTTGGTTACTCACCAGTGCTTTTGTCCATTCTGTTGTCATCCAAGAACGCAGAGGGATGTTAAAGTTTTGGAATATGTTACTTGTGATCTTAGCTTTCCACTTTAGTTTGCTTGGAACTTGGATCACTCGTTCGGGTGTCTTAGAAGGGCCACATAGTTTTTCCAAATCAACCATTGGGACTCCTTTTATCATTTATATCATTGCAAGTTTTTTATTTTTTACAGGTTTTGTTGTGTATCGAAGAAAGCACCTAACACCTGAAAGAAATCTGGAAGCCATTACTTCTAAAGAAGGAAGTTTCCTTTTAAACAACTTTTTACTTGTTCTATCCACCGCAGCTATTTTGCTCGGTGTCTTTTCTCCTCTTTTGTATGGAAAAGAATTCAAAGCTCCTTGGTTTAATTCTTGGGGAGTACCTGCAGGGATTTTTCTTTTGCTTCTGATGGGAGCAGCACCTCTTCTGGCATGGAGAAAAGGCGCAGGAGCTGTGTTTTTTTCCACTCTCTTCAAACCTTTAATTGCAGGGGTAATTGGTGGTGGACTCTACATTCTTTTTTATTCTCAAAACTTTACCAAACCAGACAGTAAGTATGGAGATGTTTTGGCAGAAGTGTATTCTGTATTAACAGTTACTATCGGTATATTCACTATTTCTGGAATCATCCAAGAATACTATCGAGGGATCAAAGCACGAAGAGAAGAATACAAAAACGAAAACATCTTTGTTGCCGGATACAGAATGCTACTCAAAAACAAACGGCGGTATGGTGGATATTTAGTACACTTTTCACTCGTTTTAATTTTTATTGGGTATGCGGGTAATGCTTTCAAAATCAATACTTCGGTTCGTTTCTTTTATGAACTGCAACCACCAACATCGGAAGAGATTGTTTACCAATCCATCGACAAAGCAATGATTGGTGGGTACCAAATCGAAGCCTCCACTCTCAAACTAAAACCAGTTCTCATTTCTGGACTCGGTGGGGAACCAAACATCCAAAACGTGATTGTCTCACAAGAAGGAACTTACGGAATCTTTCGAGGCACAAACAAATTAAGTGATTTAACAACAGAACGTAGGTTTTATCCTCAAATTTCTCACCTAACAGGTGATTTCGAAACCCATATTCCTACAAGTGAACCTGCCATTCTTTCCATGACCAAAGAAGACTTTTATATCCAACTTGGAGCCATTGAAACCTCGGATTTAAAATCAGAAAATCCTGATCTTCCGTTGATGTTTATGCAGTATTATTTCACTCCTGGTTCAGAGACGGATAAACTAAAATTTTTCCTCAACTTTCCAAGACAAATTGTAGCAAACCTGGAAGTTTGGGTGAACCCACTGGTCAAACTGATTTGGATTGGTTCCCTACTC
- a CDS encoding cytochrome c maturation protein CcmE has protein sequence MNRKFLTLLFLIGLSLGGIAYFSSQETSYLLLDASELAANQTKYSDQNLRVRGFVRVGSLVREGKKAKFDLELNDQIIPVLFTGATLLPDAFKEGARARVDGKLDHGVLVATHVEAKCASKYEAGYAEEQ, from the coding sequence ATGAATCGTAAGTTTTTAACTCTTTTGTTTCTCATCGGGCTCTCTCTTGGCGGGATTGCTTATTTTTCCTCACAGGAAACTTCCTATCTCCTTTTGGATGCTTCGGAACTGGCAGCCAACCAAACCAAATACTCAGACCAAAACCTACGTGTCAGAGGATTTGTGCGGGTGGGGAGTCTTGTCCGCGAGGGGAAAAAAGCCAAATTCGATTTGGAACTCAATGATCAAATCATCCCTGTCTTATTTACGGGTGCTACACTTTTACCTGACGCCTTCAAAGAAGGAGCACGAGCCCGAGTGGATGGGAAATTAGACCACGGGGTACTTGTTGCTACTCATGTAGAAGCAAAATGTGCTTCCAAATATGAAGCGGGATACGCCGAGGAACAATGA
- a CDS encoding YdcF family protein: protein MDSIFFTLSKLATVLLYPLPFFFLLALFTLLKTKSGHGKFRLFQIILFLYLTSNAYVANYLLQTLEKDYPPVKISDLPKSDVAIVLGGMIQTISSHPGRPELTDSADRLTDAVRIYKAGKVKKILFTGGSGLLFADTYREADLAKEIFIDLGVPEKDLIWENQSRNTYENAVETKKLLQEKKLEKTILITSAFHMKRAAGCFEKQKIPFVPYPTDYRSTNLNSGAFELYIPSASFLDQTSLAVKEWVGYFVYRYKSFL, encoded by the coding sequence ATGGATTCTATCTTTTTTACCCTTTCCAAACTCGCAACGGTTCTCCTCTATCCTCTTCCTTTCTTTTTCCTATTGGCCCTGTTCACACTACTAAAAACTAAATCAGGACATGGGAAGTTTCGACTCTTCCAAATCATTTTATTTTTATACTTAACATCCAATGCTTATGTTGCCAACTACCTTCTCCAAACTTTAGAAAAAGACTACCCACCTGTAAAAATTTCCGATCTTCCAAAATCGGATGTAGCAATTGTGTTAGGTGGAATGATCCAAACGATCTCGTCCCACCCTGGTAGACCGGAACTCACGGATTCTGCAGATCGACTAACAGATGCTGTGCGAATCTATAAAGCTGGGAAGGTAAAAAAGATTTTGTTTACAGGAGGATCTGGACTCCTTTTTGCCGATACCTACCGCGAAGCAGATCTTGCCAAAGAGATATTCATAGACCTAGGGGTTCCTGAAAAAGATTTAATTTGGGAAAACCAGTCTCGAAACACCTATGAAAATGCAGTGGAAACAAAGAAATTACTCCAGGAAAAAAAATTAGAAAAAACAATCCTCATCACCTCTGCCTTCCATATGAAACGTGCTGCGGGTTGTTTTGAAAAACAAAAAATTCCATTTGTTCCCTATCCAACAGACTATCGTTCCACCAATTTGAACTCAGGTGCTTTTGAACTTTACATTCCGTCGGCAAGTTTTTTAGACCAAACCTCTCTTGCCGTCAAGGAGTGGGTGGGATATTTCGTTTATCGCTACAAATCCTTTTTATAA
- a CDS encoding MBL fold metallo-hydrolase: MIVLLSKKRNRKFQTYEVCFGLILVKFLSLPFLLLLFFVLSCFADASVRKSHHTKNGFQNPNPNIQAKGLSDLLVWQFQRFQLQTSLDPADYPPFPVVGNDGKELNANVSKLSVTWVGHATTLIQIDGVNILTDPIWSERCSPVGFIGPKRYTPPGIKIEDLPPIDIVVLSHNHYDHTDLPTLKQIEEKFHPLVLTGLGNKKLLLGEGMKNVREMDWWEKTNWKEIDITFTPTQHFSGRGLFDRNESLWGSYLISGKTEKVYFGGDTGYYTHFREVAERLGEIDVAILPIGATEPRWMMEAVHVDPKEAVQAFSDLKAKYMVPMHYMTFVLSDEKLDSPVPRTKEELKRSGISEDRLVPLKIGESRFF, encoded by the coding sequence ATGATCGTTCTTCTTTCCAAAAAACGCAATCGAAAATTCCAAACATACGAAGTTTGTTTCGGTCTAATCCTCGTGAAGTTCCTATCCTTACCTTTCCTCCTTCTTCTTTTTTTTGTTTTGTCCTGTTTTGCAGACGCTAGTGTTCGCAAATCTCACCACACAAAAAATGGATTCCAAAATCCCAACCCCAACATCCAAGCAAAAGGCCTCTCTGATCTTTTGGTTTGGCAATTCCAAAGGTTCCAGTTACAGACAAGTTTGGATCCCGCAGATTATCCTCCTTTTCCTGTGGTAGGAAATGATGGAAAGGAACTGAATGCCAACGTTTCCAAACTTTCTGTGACTTGGGTGGGGCATGCCACCACTCTCATCCAAATTGATGGAGTGAATATTCTAACAGATCCGATTTGGAGCGAAAGATGTTCTCCAGTTGGTTTTATAGGTCCAAAACGTTATACACCTCCAGGGATCAAAATTGAAGACTTACCTCCCATTGACATAGTGGTTTTATCACATAACCATTACGACCATACGGATTTACCAACCCTCAAACAAATAGAGGAAAAATTTCATCCACTTGTGCTCACTGGTCTAGGTAACAAGAAATTATTGTTAGGTGAAGGAATGAAAAATGTTAGGGAGATGGACTGGTGGGAAAAAACAAATTGGAAGGAAATCGATATTACTTTTACTCCTACCCAACACTTCAGCGGAAGAGGTCTTTTTGATCGAAATGAATCTCTCTGGGGGAGTTATCTCATTTCTGGCAAAACAGAAAAAGTCTACTTTGGAGGAGATACCGGTTATTATACCCATTTCCGAGAAGTGGCAGAACGGTTGGGAGAAATTGATGTTGCGATTTTGCCAATTGGAGCCACAGAACCACGTTGGATGATGGAGGCAGTTCATGTGGATCCAAAAGAAGCAGTCCAAGCCTTTTCCGATCTGAAAGCAAAGTATATGGTGCCAATGCACTACATGACCTTTGTTCTTTCCGATGAAAAACTAGATTCTCCTGTGCCCCGCACCAAAGAAGAGCTAAAACGATCGGGAATCTCCGAAGATCGATTGGTTCCTTTAAAAATTGGAGAATCTCGGTTTTTTTAG
- a CDS encoding sodium:proton antiporter, producing the protein MLKKLLTTIVFLVCLSVTSAGLFAEDPTPVQAQTTTQEETGHSSHGESVHQELPYWSVLPFVAILLSIAILPVASHKTSHWWEDNNNKLILAVGLGAISFVVLLIYGYSHNIVHTVFFDYIPFIILLGSLFYISGGIVIKGDIHATPLNNTLYLLIGAGLASFIGTTGASMLLIRPLLKTNSERKHVVHTVVFFIFLVSNIGGSLTPLGDPPLFLGYLKGVPFTWTFKLLPEMLFATVILLAVYFVWDTLAYKKETKKDIKKDDKLATPFSIGGQVNFIWLLGVILAVAFLNSNYIQQINETPTLGFIREAVLLVLIGLSKFTSKEENRKFNNFTLHPIQEVAYLFIGIFITMIPALVLLEAHGKELGITENWQFFWATGAFSSVLDNAPTYLTFGSLASGLLTPAGAVAPLTLGQFIGNVQAEEILKAISVGAVFMGANTYIGNAPNFMVKSVAEENKVKMPSFGGYLAYSMGILVPVFILITFVFFV; encoded by the coding sequence ATGTTGAAGAAGCTTCTCACAACGATAGTATTCCTAGTTTGTTTGTCTGTGACATCAGCAGGTTTATTTGCTGAGGACCCAACTCCGGTTCAAGCGCAGACAACCACTCAGGAAGAAACAGGACATTCGTCACACGGCGAATCAGTACATCAGGAACTACCGTATTGGTCGGTTTTGCCTTTTGTTGCTATATTACTTTCCATTGCAATCTTACCGGTTGCCTCTCACAAAACTTCTCATTGGTGGGAAGACAATAATAACAAATTGATCCTTGCTGTGGGACTGGGAGCCATTTCTTTTGTGGTTCTCCTTATTTATGGTTACAGCCATAATATTGTGCACACGGTTTTCTTTGATTATATCCCTTTTATCATTTTACTCGGATCTTTGTTTTATATTTCCGGTGGGATTGTGATCAAGGGAGACATTCATGCAACACCACTCAACAACACATTGTACTTGTTAATTGGTGCGGGCCTTGCTTCCTTTATTGGAACCACAGGGGCTTCTATGTTACTCATTCGTCCTTTGTTGAAAACAAATAGCGAAAGAAAACATGTGGTTCACACAGTTGTGTTTTTTATCTTCCTTGTTTCTAACATTGGTGGGTCTTTAACACCGCTTGGTGATCCTCCACTATTCCTTGGGTATTTGAAAGGAGTTCCTTTCACATGGACATTCAAACTATTACCTGAGATGTTATTTGCTACGGTGATCTTACTTGCTGTTTATTTTGTTTGGGACACTCTCGCTTACAAAAAAGAAACCAAAAAGGATATTAAAAAAGACGATAAACTCGCCACTCCTTTTTCTATTGGTGGGCAAGTAAACTTTATCTGGTTACTTGGTGTGATTTTGGCGGTTGCTTTTTTAAACAGTAACTACATCCAACAAATCAACGAAACACCTACACTTGGATTTATCCGTGAAGCAGTTTTACTGGTTCTCATTGGTCTTTCTAAGTTTACTTCCAAAGAAGAAAATCGTAAGTTTAACAACTTTACCCTTCATCCAATCCAAGAAGTGGCCTACCTTTTCATCGGGATTTTTATTACGATGATTCCAGCCCTTGTGTTATTGGAAGCACATGGTAAGGAATTGGGAATCACTGAGAACTGGCAGTTTTTCTGGGCAACAGGGGCTTTCTCTTCTGTCTTAGACAATGCGCCAACTTACCTCACCTTTGGATCGTTAGCTTCTGGTCTTCTCACTCCAGCGGGTGCTGTAGCTCCACTCACTCTGGGTCAGTTCATTGGAAATGTCCAAGCCGAAGAAATTCTAAAAGCCATTTCGGTGGGTGCTGTGTTTATGGGTGCGAATACTTATATTGGTAATGCTCCAAACTTTATGGTGAAATCTGTTGCCGAAGAAAACAAAGTAAAGATGCCATCCTTTGGTGGATATTTAGCATACTCTATGGGAATTTTAGTTCCTGTGTTTATCCTAATTACTTTTGTGTTTTTTGTTTAA
- a CDS encoding DUF368 domain-containing protein, translating into MPLSKKEILFCLLNGFLIGIANLIPGVSGGTFALILGLYDRLITAITSLNLDTIKASLALVFGFWKEDVRKRFALEMKRIDFWFLVFLGIGLLLSVISGAKLIQFLLQNHPQATLALFIGLIFPSLAVPYKLIEKHSLVVWLFLIPGILLTIVPSFFMGDTTGSENPLIAFLTGAIAISAMILPGISGSYIMLVLGEYQIVIGKLSTILEPSSIVFLGAFGIGCLLGLLIFTHFVKWLFVKYKSHTMTFLLGLILGSFFILWPFKDYAHGQAIVGRSGEVKRDIQIATAKNVLPNDFGETQIPLAALVFGLVLGFGLNKLESLQEKT; encoded by the coding sequence ATGCCTCTATCGAAAAAAGAAATTTTATTCTGCCTTCTCAATGGCTTTCTCATCGGGATTGCCAACCTCATTCCTGGTGTTTCCGGAGGGACTTTTGCACTCATCCTCGGGCTTTATGATAGGCTCATCACAGCCATCACTTCTCTAAATTTAGATACCATCAAAGCATCGTTAGCTTTGGTATTCGGGTTCTGGAAAGAAGATGTAAGAAAACGTTTTGCTTTGGAAATGAAACGGATTGATTTTTGGTTCCTTGTGTTTTTGGGAATTGGTTTATTGTTATCGGTGATCTCTGGAGCCAAACTCATCCAGTTTTTACTCCAAAACCACCCGCAAGCAACACTAGCACTTTTTATTGGACTGATTTTTCCTTCTTTAGCAGTCCCTTACAAACTGATCGAAAAACATAGTTTAGTTGTATGGTTATTCCTCATTCCAGGAATCCTTCTTACCATTGTCCCAAGTTTTTTTATGGGAGATACCACTGGTTCTGAAAATCCTTTAATTGCTTTTCTGACTGGAGCCATTGCTATTTCTGCGATGATTTTACCAGGAATCTCTGGATCTTACATCATGCTCGTGTTAGGTGAATACCAGATTGTGATTGGAAAACTTTCTACCATTCTCGAACCAAGTTCGATTGTTTTCCTGGGAGCCTTTGGAATTGGATGTTTACTGGGGCTTTTGATTTTTACTCATTTTGTAAAATGGTTATTTGTAAAATACAAATCCCATACAATGACCTTTTTACTTGGACTCATCCTCGGATCTTTCTTTATCCTTTGGCCTTTCAAAGACTATGCACATGGTCAGGCAATTGTGGGTAGATCGGGTGAAGTGAAACGAGACATTCAAATTGCCACAGCAAAGAATGTATTACCTAATGATTTTGGTGAAACACAAATCCCACTCGCAGCCCTAGTGTTTGGACTGGTTCTTGGATTTGGACTGAACAAATTGGAATCATTACAAGAGAAAACGTAA
- a CDS encoding sugar phosphotransferase, whose product MVSFLPLTIGILAILSLILHTFYVYSRFGVKDVPNERSLHEVVTKKSGGMFFIPVFLLTSLFLLFYPNAGDLLSQKENLSQTFDIYLLLSGVFVFCILGFIDDLYHLSPKLRLFLELGAVAVFLIWTNPEVTYFGMMTIPKPVQVIVLTIFIVFAVNLVNFMDGMDWYLVTTLSFSFFSLVTIAPQFYGIGNPGYHFYTILLVSMFGFIFYNFPRAKLFMGDSGSLALGFFVMALPLFVGKWGKPNAPVWDATDYFYLFPYFWLDGVFILIKRFFQKKHLFSAHREHLYQRITETKLGKIGSLCIFSILNLSVVCIHFVLKTYLVPNIIILFIVFLYSVVSYGILWFFVPRKNLA is encoded by the coding sequence ATGGTCTCTTTTTTACCACTTACGATTGGCATTCTTGCGATTCTCAGCCTGATTTTGCATACATTCTATGTTTATTCCCGCTTTGGGGTCAAAGATGTGCCAAACGAACGTAGCCTCCACGAGGTGGTCACAAAAAAATCGGGCGGGATGTTTTTTATTCCGGTTTTCCTTCTCACATCCCTCTTCCTCCTTTTTTACCCAAATGCAGGAGATTTACTTTCCCAAAAAGAGAACTTATCGCAAACATTTGACATCTATCTTTTGTTATCTGGTGTATTCGTCTTTTGTATTTTAGGATTCATTGATGATTTGTATCATCTCAGTCCCAAACTTCGTTTGTTTCTGGAACTTGGTGCAGTGGCCGTGTTTTTGATTTGGACAAACCCAGAAGTCACTTATTTTGGAATGATGACGATTCCCAAACCAGTGCAAGTGATCGTTCTTACCATCTTTATAGTCTTTGCAGTGAATCTCGTAAACTTTATGGATGGAATGGATTGGTATTTAGTCACCACACTCTCTTTCTCCTTCTTTTCTTTAGTAACAATCGCCCCTCAGTTTTATGGAATCGGAAATCCTGGTTATCATTTTTATACAATTTTGTTAGTTTCTATGTTTGGATTTATCTTCTATAATTTTCCAAGAGCCAAACTTTTTATGGGAGATAGTGGATCGTTGGCCTTAGGTTTTTTTGTAATGGCCTTACCTTTGTTTGTTGGGAAGTGGGGAAAACCAAATGCACCCGTTTGGGATGCCACTGATTATTTTTATTTGTTTCCTTACTTTTGGTTGGATGGGGTTTTTATTCTAATCAAACGATTTTTCCAAAAGAAACATTTGTTCTCTGCGCATAGAGAACATCTCTACCAAAGGATCACTGAAACTAAGTTAGGAAAAATTGGATCTCTCTGTATTTTTTCCATTTTAAATCTTTCGGTTGTTTGTATTCATTTTGTCTTAAAAACCTATTTGGTTCCAAACATCATTATCCTTTTCATCGTTTTTTTATATTCTGTCGTTAGTTATGGAATCCTTTGGTTTTTTGTTCCTAGAAAAAACCTTGCATAA
- the dapA gene encoding 4-hydroxy-tetrahydrodipicolinate synthase: protein MFQGVYTAVITPFRQGKIDYDSYFKILENQIRSGVAGVVPCGTTGESPTLSYEEHKELIQKTVKVVAGKIQVIAGTGSNSTKEAIELTESACADGVDGILTVNPYYNKPTQEGMFRHFTEIANVSSKPVMLYNIPGRTNVNLLPETVARLAAHPKIAAIKEATGDLGQMAKVIAATPPDFDLLSGDDNLTLPVLSIGGKGVVSVVSNLFPRACVDMVSLYLRGDLEASKKIYYKLLPVFINAFIETNPIPIKAAMSWFGYCENELRLPMTSLSEGSAADAFKKTVFQLKEEGIV, encoded by the coding sequence ATGTTTCAGGGCGTTTATACAGCGGTCATCACCCCCTTCCGCCAGGGGAAAATCGATTATGATAGTTATTTTAAAATCCTAGAAAACCAGATTCGGTCCGGAGTGGCGGGTGTGGTTCCTTGTGGGACAACGGGGGAATCTCCCACCCTTTCTTATGAAGAACATAAGGAACTCATCCAAAAGACAGTCAAAGTTGTGGCAGGGAAAATCCAAGTCATTGCGGGCACTGGTTCCAATTCTACAAAAGAAGCCATCGAACTGACGGAGTCTGCTTGTGCGGACGGAGTGGACGGAATTTTAACGGTCAACCCATACTACAACAAACCCACGCAAGAGGGAATGTTTCGTCATTTTACAGAAATTGCCAATGTATCTTCCAAACCGGTGATGTTGTACAATATTCCAGGAAGAACCAATGTCAATTTACTTCCAGAAACAGTAGCAAGACTTGCAGCACATCCAAAAATTGCTGCCATCAAAGAAGCAACTGGTGATTTAGGACAGATGGCAAAGGTAATTGCGGCTACACCACCTGACTTTGATTTGTTGTCTGGTGATGACAACCTAACACTTCCTGTTTTATCCATTGGAGGGAAGGGAGTTGTATCTGTTGTATCCAATCTTTTTCCGCGCGCTTGTGTGGATATGGTTTCTCTCTATTTACGTGGCGACTTAGAAGCATCTAAAAAGATTTATTACAAACTTCTTCCTGTGTTTATCAATGCCTTCATTGAAACCAATCCTATTCCCATCAAAGCAGCAATGAGTTGGTTTGGTTATTGCGAAAATGAACTTCGTCTTCCTATGACTTCTTTATCCGAAGGTTCGGCGGCCGATGCTTTCAAAAAAACTGTATTCCAATTAAAAGAGGAAGGCATTGTCTAA
- the dapB gene encoding 4-hydroxy-tetrahydrodipicolinate reductase, translated as MSKIKVGVIGAGGRMGKAIIQVLSLSKKSELSAAVVREGAVYAGFDSGNHAGIKETGILLSTDLQKACESSDVLIDFSTHTGFESILNTALANKKPLVIGTTGLTDSDKALIQSAATSIPIVFSPNMSVGVNLLFKLTEIAAKVLDEDFDVEVLDIHHRHKKDAPSGTAMYLKEVLLNATKRSEENVIYGRHGMYSERDQKEIAMHTMRAGEVVGEHTVYFLSPEERIEITHKAQDRKTFATGAVKAAEFLHGKSKGLYNMFDVLGI; from the coding sequence TTGTCTAAAATCAAAGTTGGTGTCATCGGTGCTGGGGGAAGGATGGGAAAGGCCATCATCCAAGTGCTTTCCCTTTCCAAAAAATCAGAGTTAAGTGCTGCGGTCGTGAGAGAAGGTGCCGTGTATGCTGGATTTGATTCGGGTAACCATGCTGGAATCAAAGAAACTGGAATTTTACTTTCGACCGACTTACAAAAAGCATGTGAGTCGTCGGATGTCCTAATTGATTTTAGTACACATACCGGATTTGAATCCATTTTGAATACGGCTTTAGCCAATAAGAAACCTTTGGTGATTGGAACCACTGGACTTACGGATTCGGATAAAGCTCTCATCCAGTCGGCTGCAACTTCAATTCCCATTGTGTTTTCACCAAACATGTCTGTGGGTGTGAATCTTTTATTTAAACTCACAGAGATTGCAGCAAAAGTGTTAGATGAAGATTTTGATGTCGAAGTTCTCGACATTCATCATAGACACAAAAAAGATGCTCCTTCTGGAACTGCCATGTATTTGAAAGAAGTGTTACTGAATGCCACCAAACGTTCTGAAGAGAATGTCATTTATGGTCGTCATGGAATGTATTCAGAAAGAGACCAAAAAGAAATTGCTATGCATACGATGCGCGCCGGTGAAGTGGTTGGCGAACATACAGTATATTTTTTAAGTCCAGAAGAGAGAATTGAAATCACTCACAAAGCACAAGACCGCAAAACATTTGCTACTGGTGCAGTAAAAGCAGCGGAATTTTTACACGGAAAGTCCAAAGGCCTTTATAATATGTTTGATGTGTTAGGAATATAA
- the cdaA gene encoding diadenylate cyclase CdaA — MDFFRGLYIIPWSKNYISISLDVLIVAFLIYKTYTTLRRTRGIQLLLGVGIIWISGSLAEYLGFELLEWILTNIRPALVFAIIVLLQPELRRLTGDLARIRLLRLFFLKPTFDLDPIVEAVRIMSQEKTGSIIVLVKDISLKDISENAVPMDAQVTSEILQTIFFKNSPLHDGAVIIEQNRIVCAASYLPMSSSVEIATLGARHRSALGLSEETDAIIIVTSEETGDITICFEGEMLHPVKPLELKALVSGLMSGTRRSKDDSLRKPKEKDTGVSI, encoded by the coding sequence TTGGATTTTTTTCGAGGATTATACATCATTCCATGGAGTAAAAATTATATCTCCATATCCTTAGATGTATTAATCGTCGCATTTTTAATTTATAAAACGTATACAACACTTCGTAGAACACGCGGGATCCAACTTTTGCTAGGTGTGGGGATCATTTGGATTTCAGGGAGCCTTGCGGAATACTTAGGGTTTGAACTTCTGGAATGGATTCTCACAAACATTCGTCCAGCTTTGGTATTTGCAATCATTGTTCTTCTGCAGCCAGAACTTCGCCGTTTGACAGGCGACTTAGCAAGGATCCGACTCCTTCGATTGTTTTTTCTCAAACCAACCTTTGATTTAGATCCGATTGTGGAAGCAGTTCGGATCATGTCGCAAGAAAAAACAGGATCCATCATTGTTCTCGTCAAAGATATAAGTTTAAAAGATATATCTGAAAATGCCGTGCCGATGGATGCACAAGTCACGTCGGAAATATTACAAACTATTTTCTTTAAAAATTCTCCCCTGCATGATGGAGCTGTCATCATCGAACAAAATCGTATTGTTTGTGCTGCCTCTTATTTGCCAATGAGTAGTTCAGTAGAAATTGCCACACTAGGTGCAAGGCACCGTTCCGCTTTAGGACTTTCTGAAGAAACAGATGCTATTATTATTGTTACATCAGAGGAAACGGGCGACATTACCATTTGTTTTGAAGGGGAAATGTTGCACCCAGTCAAACCTCTCGAACTCAAAGCGCTAGTGAGTGGGCTTATGAGTGGAACTCGTAGGTCGAAAGACGATTCTCTTCGTAAACCAAAAGAGAAAGATACTGGTGTGAGTATATGA